A region of Candidatus Hydrogenedentota bacterium DNA encodes the following proteins:
- a CDS encoding putative molybdenum carrier protein, whose protein sequence is MQIRRIISGGQTGVDRAALDVAMRLGIGCGGWCPKGRLAEDGPLSSTYPLKETPAAVYAERTEWNARDSDGTLVLTWGSPTEGTAFTVDMARKHNKPVLVVDLEGKDSTLKQVEAWIRENRICTLNVAGPRETKCPGIYQDASAFLEALLSPV, encoded by the coding sequence ATGCAGATCAGACGGATTATTTCGGGTGGGCAAACCGGGGTAGACCGTGCGGCGCTGGATGTTGCGATGCGCTTGGGGATTGGGTGCGGCGGCTGGTGTCCAAAGGGCCGCCTCGCCGAAGACGGGCCCCTGTCCTCTACCTACCCTTTGAAAGAGACTCCTGCGGCGGTATACGCGGAACGAACGGAGTGGAACGCCCGGGACTCGGACGGCACGCTCGTCTTGACGTGGGGTTCTCCGACAGAGGGCACGGCCTTCACGGTAGACATGGCGCGGAAGCATAACAAACCCGTGCTGGTGGTTGATCTCGAGGGGAAAGACAGCACTTTGAAGCAGGTTGAGGCGTGGATCCGTGAAAACAGGATTTGCACGTTGAACGTCGCCGGACCCCGTGAGACCAAGTGCCCGGGCATTTATCAGGACGCCTCAGCGTTCCTGGAGGCGCTCCTCTCCCCCGTCTGA
- a CDS encoding alpha-glucosidase/alpha-galactosidase, producing MAKICFLGAGSTVFAKNVLGDCLHEESLKNSQVTLVDIDPDRLHVSEVMMKNINKTLGTNAAYTSFLAHDAAKALQGADYIVNAIQVGGYEPATVIDFEIPRKYGLRQTIADTLGIGGIFRGLRTIPVMLDYCRLIEKVCPDALMLNYTNPMGILTGALLRATNVRIVGLCHSVQVCASNLCMMLGLPSDNLKWHIAGINHQGWLLNISRNGEDLYPEIRKRAQLPENKGKDAVRFELMKRFGYYVTESSEHTSEYVPWFIKAKAPELIDRLQIPLDEYPRRCIAQIEAWDEMKKLLLAEESLPHERGEEYASYIFGAIETGKPYTFGGNVLNKGLITNLPNNCCVEVLCVADRSGINPAYVGDLPPQCAALTRTNVNVQELTIEAALTRKRDYIYQAAMLDPHAAAELTIDEIVSMCDELIEAHGNYLPKYT from the coding sequence ATGGCGAAGATCTGCTTCTTGGGCGCGGGAAGTACCGTATTTGCCAAGAATGTGCTCGGCGACTGTCTACACGAGGAGAGTCTCAAGAACTCGCAGGTGACCCTCGTCGATATCGACCCGGACCGGCTGCATGTGTCCGAGGTCATGATGAAGAATATCAACAAGACCCTCGGCACAAATGCGGCCTACACGTCCTTTCTTGCGCACGACGCCGCAAAAGCTCTCCAAGGCGCGGACTACATCGTCAACGCTATCCAGGTCGGCGGATACGAGCCCGCGACCGTCATCGATTTCGAAATCCCCAGGAAATACGGTCTCCGGCAAACCATTGCCGATACCCTCGGCATCGGCGGCATCTTTCGCGGACTTCGCACCATTCCGGTCATGCTCGACTACTGCCGCCTCATCGAGAAGGTGTGTCCCGATGCGCTCATGCTGAATTACACAAACCCAATGGGCATCCTGACGGGCGCGCTCCTGCGGGCCACCAACGTTCGGATTGTCGGCTTGTGCCACAGCGTCCAGGTCTGCGCATCAAACCTTTGCATGATGCTCGGCCTTCCCAGCGACAACCTCAAATGGCACATTGCGGGCATCAACCACCAGGGATGGCTCTTGAACATTTCCCGCAACGGCGAGGACCTCTATCCCGAGATCCGCAAACGCGCCCAATTGCCCGAAAACAAAGGCAAGGACGCAGTGCGCTTCGAACTCATGAAACGGTTCGGTTATTACGTGACCGAATCGAGTGAGCACACCAGCGAATATGTGCCCTGGTTCATCAAAGCCAAAGCACCCGAACTCATTGACCGGCTCCAAATCCCACTGGACGAATACCCCCGGCGCTGCATCGCCCAGATCGAGGCATGGGACGAAATGAAGAAGCTATTGCTCGCCGAGGAATCTCTCCCCCACGAGCGCGGCGAGGAATACGCTTCTTATATTTTCGGCGCCATTGAGACCGGCAAACCCTACACCTTTGGCGGCAACGTCCTCAACAAAGGATTGATCACCAATCTTCCGAACAATTGCTGCGTCGAGGTGCTCTGCGTCGCCGACCGCAGCGGCATCAACCCTGCGTACGTCGGCGATCTGCCGCCCCAGTGCGCTGCTCTCACCCGCACCAACGTCAATGTGCAGGAATTGACCATCGAAGCCGCGCTTACCCGCAAGAGAGACTACATCTACCAGGCCGCTATGCTTGACCCCCATGCCGCCGCCGAACTCACCATCGACGAGATCGTGTCCATGTGCGATGAGCTCATCGAGGCCCACGGCAACTATCTCCCGAAATACACCTGA
- a CDS encoding ATP-binding protein has protein sequence MKELTCLLRMADIAGKPGISMEAILQQTTGLLVSAWQYPEVASARVVLDGQTYAAAGFRESPDGQRSDVLVRGVKRGFVEVIYVEPRPERDEGPFLREERNLIDAVAQQVGLIVERKQAELDRAQLQNQLQHADRLATIGFLAAGVAHELNEPLGNILGFAQLARKCPSLPESAGRDLARIETASLHARDIIRKLLGFARRISPEKALVSINDVVREALEFVEMRCVQAGIEIEYALDEALPLVSADAAQLNQVVVNLAVNALQAMPEGGTLRVRTGTEDGRVCLDVEDSGIGMSADVLERVFVPFFTTKDVEQGTGLGLPVVHGIVTSHQGTIQVFSEAGRGTRIEIRLPVATAPDQTEESH, from the coding sequence GTGAAAGAACTTACCTGTCTCCTGCGCATGGCTGACATCGCGGGAAAGCCTGGCATTTCGATGGAAGCGATCCTTCAACAGACCACGGGGCTGCTCGTATCTGCCTGGCAGTATCCGGAAGTCGCCTCCGCCAGGGTCGTGCTGGACGGTCAAACGTACGCGGCGGCCGGTTTTCGCGAGAGCCCGGATGGCCAGCGCTCGGATGTCCTGGTTCGAGGGGTAAAACGGGGTTTCGTCGAGGTGATCTATGTGGAGCCCAGGCCAGAACGGGATGAGGGGCCTTTTCTGCGGGAAGAACGGAATTTGATCGATGCGGTAGCTCAACAGGTGGGGCTGATTGTCGAGCGTAAACAGGCGGAGCTGGACCGGGCGCAATTGCAGAATCAGCTTCAACATGCCGATCGCCTGGCCACGATAGGTTTTCTGGCGGCGGGAGTGGCGCATGAGTTGAACGAACCGCTGGGCAATATCCTGGGATTCGCCCAATTGGCGCGGAAATGCCCGAGCTTGCCCGAATCCGCTGGGCGGGACTTGGCGAGAATCGAGACCGCCTCGCTGCATGCGAGGGATATCATCAGAAAGCTCTTGGGGTTTGCCCGCCGGATTTCTCCAGAGAAGGCCCTTGTAAGTATTAATGACGTTGTGCGTGAAGCACTTGAGTTTGTTGAGATGCGTTGCGTCCAGGCGGGCATTGAAATCGAGTATGCTCTGGACGAAGCGCTTCCCTTGGTCTCCGCGGATGCCGCGCAGTTGAACCAGGTTGTGGTCAACCTTGCCGTCAACGCATTACAGGCGATGCCGGAAGGAGGAACACTCCGTGTACGCACGGGTACGGAAGACGGCCGGGTCTGCCTGGACGTGGAAGATTCGGGAATTGGGATGAGCGCGGATGTTCTGGAACGGGTTTTCGTGCCTTTTTTCACGACGAAGGACGTGGAACAGGGCACGGGACTTGGCCTGCCGGTGGTACACGGGATCGTGACATCTCATCAAGGGACCATTCAGGTCTTCAGCGAGGCCGGCCGGGGGACGCGGATTGAGATTCGGCTGCCTGTCGCAACGGCGCCGGACCAGACCGAGGAGAGCCATTAG
- the pruA gene encoding L-glutamate gamma-semialdehyde dehydrogenase, with protein MFNGLFHIPQPKNEPILSYAPGSKERAELQAVLKSMIDNPVEVPIVIAGKDVKSDKLVEMRCPHNRSQLLGHYHQANALHANLAIDAANAAKHQWSLMPWSDRATVMMKAAELLSGKYRQILNAATMLCMSKTCFQAEIDSACELIDFWRFNPYFMTQIYDDQPMSSHQVLNYMEHRPLEGFVFAITPFNFTSIAGNLPTAPALMGNAVVWKPASSAILPAYYIMKILKEAGMPDGVINMVPGPGDTIGPPVLDHLDLGGVHFTGSTKVFSTIWLAVGSDIRKYYSYPRIVGETGGKDFIFAHASADVDALTTGLLRGAFEYQGQKCSAASRAYIPDSLWPTLKTRLLDQIATIAMGDVCDFKNFMGAVIDAPSFRNISGYIDFAKNDPSLDIVAGGKYDDSKGYFIEPTVVLSEEPKSRLMSEEIFGPVLTVYVYPEKEYEATLNLCDETSPYALTGAIFAQDRSAIVKASKALVNAAGNFYINDKPTGAVVGQQPFGGSRASGTNDKAGSWLNLERWVSPRSIKENFLPPTNYRYPHMAE; from the coding sequence ATGTTTAACGGACTATTCCATATTCCCCAGCCAAAGAATGAACCCATACTGAGCTACGCGCCCGGGTCCAAAGAAAGGGCCGAGTTGCAGGCAGTCCTGAAAAGCATGATCGACAATCCCGTCGAAGTGCCCATTGTCATCGCGGGCAAAGACGTAAAATCAGACAAACTGGTAGAGATGCGGTGTCCCCATAATCGCTCGCAGCTACTCGGACACTACCATCAGGCCAATGCCTTGCATGCGAATCTGGCCATCGACGCCGCCAACGCCGCCAAGCACCAATGGTCGCTCATGCCCTGGTCCGACCGCGCTACGGTGATGATGAAGGCCGCCGAGCTCTTATCCGGCAAGTACCGCCAGATCCTCAACGCAGCTACGATGCTTTGCATGAGCAAGACCTGTTTCCAGGCAGAGATCGACTCGGCATGCGAACTGATCGATTTCTGGCGCTTCAACCCCTACTTCATGACCCAGATCTATGACGACCAGCCGATGTCAAGCCACCAGGTCCTCAATTACATGGAGCACCGCCCCCTCGAGGGCTTCGTGTTTGCAATCACCCCCTTCAACTTCACCTCGATCGCCGGGAATCTCCCCACCGCGCCCGCGCTGATGGGCAACGCTGTCGTCTGGAAGCCCGCGTCCAGCGCGATATTGCCTGCTTACTACATCATGAAGATCCTCAAAGAAGCCGGCATGCCCGACGGCGTCATCAACATGGTCCCCGGGCCCGGCGACACCATCGGACCGCCTGTTCTCGACCACCTGGACCTCGGCGGTGTGCATTTCACTGGAAGCACCAAGGTGTTCTCCACCATCTGGCTCGCGGTAGGATCGGACATTCGCAAGTACTACTCCTATCCGCGCATCGTTGGAGAAACGGGGGGGAAGGATTTCATCTTCGCGCATGCCTCCGCCGACGTCGACGCATTGACCACGGGCCTCTTGCGCGGGGCATTCGAGTACCAGGGGCAGAAATGCTCGGCCGCCAGCCGTGCGTACATTCCTGACAGCTTGTGGCCAACCCTGAAAACCCGGCTTCTCGACCAGATCGCCACGATCGCCATGGGCGACGTGTGCGACTTCAAAAACTTCATGGGCGCCGTAATCGATGCGCCATCGTTCCGCAACATCTCCGGCTATATCGATTTTGCCAAGAACGATCCCAGTCTCGATATAGTGGCCGGCGGCAAGTATGACGACTCGAAAGGCTATTTCATCGAGCCTACGGTTGTCCTCAGCGAAGAACCTAAGTCCCGACTTATGTCCGAGGAAATATTCGGCCCCGTGTTGACCGTCTACGTATATCCGGAAAAGGAATACGAAGCCACATTGAACCTGTGCGACGAGACCAGTCCTTACGCATTAACTGGCGCCATATTCGCGCAAGACCGGTCAGCCATCGTCAAAGCTTCGAAAGCGCTCGTGAACGCAGCGGGCAACTTCTATATCAACGACAAGCCGACCGGCGCCGTGGTCGGACAGCAACCCTTTGGAGGAAGCCGCGCGTCCGGCACAAACGACAAGGCCGGCTCCTGGCTGAACCTCGAGCGGTGGGTGTCTCCCCGTTCCATCAAGGAGAACTTCCTGCCCCCGACCAATTACCGGTATCCGCATATGGCGGAATAG
- a CDS encoding glycosyltransferase: protein MIDIPEPEISVLMPCYNAEDTLPAAVESIQNQTCRNWEFIIADDGSTDASRAIVAAYAAHDPRVRRVHLRHRGIVAALQEGYALARAPFLARMDADDIAEPDRLEKQHAYMVAHPDTDLCGTHVRMFGAEIGEGRSRYAEWLNSLETHEDIVRELFVECPVAHPTFFLRRDVFERVGGYEEHGWAEDYDLCMRLFLAGARFGMVSEPLLGWRESRGRLSMQSGRYSLGRFRALKRAYLERSYLLDRSRFCQWGAGEVGKAWLREWETLKPQAVVDIHPRKIGREIHGVPVIAPDDLPGPNMTFIIIAVGAPGAREEIRAWLRPRGYVELRDFLFVA from the coding sequence TTGATTGACATACCAGAACCCGAGATCTCGGTGTTGATGCCCTGCTATAACGCCGAGGACACGCTTCCCGCCGCTGTGGAATCGATCCAGAACCAGACCTGCAGGAACTGGGAGTTCATAATTGCAGATGATGGTTCTACGGACGCGTCCCGCGCTATTGTGGCCGCATACGCTGCTCACGATCCGCGTGTCCGGCGAGTGCATTTGCGTCACCGCGGTATCGTGGCCGCACTCCAAGAGGGCTATGCTCTGGCGCGAGCGCCCTTCCTTGCACGCATGGACGCCGATGACATCGCTGAGCCGGACCGCCTGGAAAAGCAACACGCTTACATGGTGGCCCACCCGGATACAGACCTGTGCGGTACCCATGTGCGGATGTTCGGCGCAGAAATCGGGGAAGGCCGTTCTCGTTACGCGGAATGGCTGAACAGTCTGGAAACTCACGAAGACATTGTCCGCGAACTATTTGTGGAGTGCCCGGTTGCTCATCCCACGTTCTTTTTGCGCCGCGATGTCTTCGAACGGGTCGGGGGCTATGAGGAGCATGGCTGGGCGGAAGACTACGACCTTTGCATGCGACTGTTCCTGGCCGGCGCGCGGTTTGGGATGGTTTCCGAGCCATTGCTGGGGTGGCGGGAGTCGCGGGGGCGGCTGTCCATGCAGTCGGGCCGCTACTCGCTTGGGCGGTTCCGGGCACTGAAACGGGCGTATCTCGAGCGGTCGTATCTTCTGGACCGCTCGCGGTTTTGCCAGTGGGGGGCGGGCGAGGTGGGCAAGGCCTGGCTTCGCGAGTGGGAAACCTTGAAACCTCAGGCGGTTGTGGACATCCATCCGCGCAAGATCGGCCGCGAGATTCATGGGGTGCCCGTCATTGCCCCGGATGATCTTCCGGGTCCAAACATGACATTTATCATTATTGCCGTGGGAGCGCCGGGGGCGCGGGAGGAGATTCGCGCCTGGCTGCGACCGCGGGGGTACGTCGAGTTGCGCGACTTCTTGTTTGTGGCATAA
- a CDS encoding sigma-54 dependent transcriptional regulator: MSARAGKGKILLVDDSAPTLEVLQRNLVAEGYHVLTASDVAHAVEVLDTIKVDLVITDLKMPKVSGMDLVRHVRENFPDTGVMMITGYPSIEGAVQAIKTGAEEYLSKPFTDEELSAAVRRAFGNLEMHRRRASLRTQTPSVRYGLMGESEAMRKVLRAIGKAASTSATVLITGESGTGKELAARAIHYGSGRSSAPFVPVNCGGIPDGLLESELFGHVKGAFTGAAESRAGLFHAADGGTIFFDEVGETSASMQVKLLRVLENREICMVGSNRLRKVDVRILAATNRDLLAMVKKGGFRKDLFYRLNVITIALPPLRERGDDILLLGNHFASRFAAELGRPQPQFSERALAVFRSYDWPGNVRELENVVQRIVLMTDADRIDTPDLPELMRFSALRRTGLDRTLAQVEHEYISNVLASVGGNKSRAAEILGIDRKTLREKLRGTPERRASEGDSPES; the protein is encoded by the coding sequence GTGTCCGCAAGAGCAGGCAAGGGAAAGATTCTGCTGGTGGACGATTCCGCGCCAACGCTGGAGGTGCTGCAGCGCAACCTGGTAGCGGAAGGTTATCATGTGCTTACGGCTTCCGATGTGGCTCACGCCGTCGAGGTGCTCGATACCATTAAGGTGGACCTGGTCATCACCGATCTCAAGATGCCTAAGGTAAGCGGGATGGACCTTGTGCGCCACGTGCGCGAGAACTTCCCCGATACCGGAGTAATGATGATCACGGGTTACCCATCGATCGAGGGGGCGGTCCAGGCGATCAAGACCGGCGCGGAAGAGTATCTTTCAAAGCCGTTCACGGATGAGGAGTTGTCGGCTGCGGTCCGGCGTGCGTTCGGCAATCTGGAGATGCACCGGCGCCGCGCGTCGCTGCGAACCCAGACACCCTCGGTCCGGTACGGTCTCATGGGAGAATCGGAGGCCATGCGCAAGGTATTGCGCGCGATCGGGAAGGCCGCGTCGACGTCAGCAACGGTGCTGATTACGGGGGAAAGCGGGACCGGGAAAGAATTGGCGGCGCGCGCCATACACTACGGCAGTGGGCGCTCATCGGCCCCGTTTGTGCCCGTGAACTGCGGGGGGATTCCGGACGGTTTGCTTGAGAGCGAGTTGTTCGGGCATGTCAAGGGAGCGTTCACGGGCGCCGCGGAATCGCGCGCGGGTCTCTTTCATGCGGCGGACGGCGGCACCATCTTCTTTGACGAGGTCGGGGAAACCAGCGCTTCAATGCAGGTCAAGCTGTTGCGCGTGCTTGAGAACCGTGAGATCTGCATGGTGGGCTCGAACCGGTTGAGGAAGGTGGACGTGCGTATTCTCGCGGCCACGAACCGGGATTTGCTGGCCATGGTGAAGAAGGGTGGTTTCAGGAAAGACCTGTTCTACCGGCTTAATGTCATCACAATCGCTCTTCCGCCGTTGAGGGAACGAGGGGACGACATCCTGCTTCTGGGGAATCATTTTGCGTCCCGGTTCGCCGCTGAACTTGGGCGTCCTCAGCCCCAGTTCTCTGAACGGGCTTTGGCAGTGTTTAGAAGCTATGACTGGCCGGGCAATGTGCGCGAACTCGAGAACGTCGTTCAGCGGATTGTTCTCATGACGGACGCGGATCGCATAGATACGCCCGATCTCCCGGAACTCATGCGCTTCTCGGCTCTGCGCAGAACAGGATTGGATCGAACCCTGGCGCAAGTGGAGCATGAGTACATAAGCAACGTCCTCGCGAGCGTAGGCGGCAACAAAAGCCGTGCGGCGGAGATTCTCGGAATCGACCGCAAGACGTTGCGCGAGAAGCTTCGCGGCACGCCGGAGCGCCGCGCTTCCGAGGGAGATTCTCCTGAGTCTTGA
- a CDS encoding sigma-70 family RNA polymerase sigma factor, with the protein MKRDVNKDWSAEDDDALALAVKAGERSAYDELVRRHQARVYGVAYRFASNREDALDIAQEAFFKAYCKIGSWEPRSGFVPWLLRLTANHAIDHLRRNKRRRTARVADYFPDGESGAPSEHHHGQPEAMARAAEIGDHVRRALDVLSDTQREVFVLRHYEGFQLADIAETLGCSVGSVKVHLFRAVRKLRRELEDIGRF; encoded by the coding sequence GTGAAGAGGGATGTGAACAAGGATTGGTCCGCCGAGGACGACGACGCGCTGGCCTTGGCCGTAAAGGCTGGAGAGCGCTCAGCTTACGACGAATTGGTGAGGCGGCATCAGGCCCGTGTCTACGGTGTGGCGTACCGGTTTGCATCCAACAGAGAGGACGCGCTGGACATTGCCCAGGAAGCTTTCTTCAAGGCGTATTGCAAGATCGGCTCGTGGGAGCCGCGAAGCGGATTCGTGCCGTGGCTGTTGCGCTTGACGGCCAATCATGCCATCGACCACTTGCGGCGCAACAAGCGGCGGAGAACGGCGCGGGTGGCGGACTATTTCCCCGACGGGGAATCGGGTGCTCCGTCGGAACACCATCACGGTCAGCCGGAAGCCATGGCCCGGGCCGCGGAGATAGGCGACCATGTCCGGCGGGCGCTGGACGTTTTGTCCGATACCCAGCGGGAGGTATTCGTGTTGCGCCACTATGAAGGGTTTCAACTGGCTGACATTGCGGAGACGTTGGGCTGCAGTGTTGGTAGCGTAAAGGTTCATCTGTTTCGGGCCGTGAGAAAACTGCGGCGCGAACTTGAGGATATCGGCCGGTTCTGA